One window of Candidatus Zixiibacteriota bacterium genomic DNA carries:
- a CDS encoding ATP-binding protein, whose amino-acid sequence MSRAPESTSLPALNFRFVLLLLLFLGGLIFILAYLGIQKSRADSLELLRRQGVALIESLALSADNTIKSNSLFDLLTQEKFADLTSFLERRAKLNYTSDELADFASEFGVDAIVIYDTAQNLLASGVRGLFVRLDRLNENLQIEIDDLLAEPAERTRFTLIESDLPGEISMLYLSLTADRSRVIGILSDALFYTSAKKDIGIGYLIQNIAREVGIEYIVFQTAEGIVFSSRKIGPLPKIESDSFLVAALSVDSVSSRVYDFNERNVLELVRPFSSIEYQNGLFRVGLSLEKYYDIMKGFDRQMILLSLVIFAAIVLIMLYLAGRQKRFYLDRSLKRMQSLAEKVFESINSGLVVIGKDGQVELANKEFLSIFGLSDSEVIGRNWSEFAYRDILAIDRLSPAQNSVEYESTLELPSGRKYLLLNLARLLDEKNQEYGVVGLVYDLTRVRELEEASRRKERLTEMGDLAAGVAHEIRNPLNAISIAAQRLLAEFEPKTNSQEFQQFVRQIKSEATRLNEIVTRFLALAKEKSLRHDRVNLSRLVEETCRLFSLDLPDKNISFAAGIEPEIYLQAPADRVKQMLINLLRNAVEACEEKGGAVAVNLKKESREIVLTVRDSGPGIPENLKDKIFTPYFTTRERGTGLGLSIVHQVAEEVGAAIEIDSPPGGGAEFRIKIPMP is encoded by the coding sequence ATGAGCCGTGCCCCCGAATCGACCTCACTGCCTGCCCTGAATTTTCGCTTTGTACTTCTTTTGCTTCTCTTTTTAGGGGGGCTGATTTTCATTCTCGCCTATCTTGGCATACAGAAAAGCCGCGCCGACAGTTTGGAACTTCTCCGTCGTCAGGGGGTCGCCCTTATCGAGAGCCTCGCTCTCAGCGCCGACAATACAATCAAATCAAACTCCCTTTTCGACCTTCTCACGCAGGAAAAATTCGCCGATTTAACCTCTTTCCTTGAACGCCGCGCCAAGCTCAATTATACATCCGATGAACTGGCTGACTTCGCCTCCGAGTTCGGCGTCGATGCCATTGTCATTTACGACACCGCCCAGAACCTCCTCGCCTCCGGCGTCCGCGGGCTCTTTGTCCGGCTTGACCGCCTCAATGAAAATCTTCAGATTGAAATTGATGACCTGCTGGCCGAACCTGCGGAAAGAACTCGTTTCACCCTTATCGAAAGCGACCTCCCCGGCGAAATCTCCATGCTTTATCTCTCTCTCACGGCTGACCGCAGCCGCGTAATCGGAATTCTGTCCGACGCCCTCTTCTACACCTCCGCCAAAAAAGATATCGGAATCGGTTATCTTATTCAGAATATCGCCCGCGAGGTCGGTATCGAATATATCGTCTTTCAAACCGCTGAAGGGATTGTTTTCTCTTCGCGGAAAATAGGACCACTTCCGAAAATTGAAAGCGACTCCTTCCTGGTTGCCGCTCTCAGTGTTGATTCCGTCAGTTCCCGTGTCTATGACTTCAATGAGCGAAATGTCCTCGAATTGGTCCGCCCCTTTTCTTCAATTGAGTACCAGAACGGTCTCTTTCGAGTCGGTCTCTCTCTCGAAAAATATTATGACATCATGAAAGGGTTCGACCGGCAGATGATTCTTCTCAGCCTGGTCATTTTTGCCGCTATTGTGCTTATCATGCTTTATCTGGCCGGTCGTCAAAAGCGGTTCTATCTTGACCGGAGTCTTAAGAGAATGCAGTCTTTGGCGGAGAAGGTTTTCGAGAGCATCAATTCCGGTCTGGTTGTCATCGGAAAAGACGGCCAGGTCGAGCTCGCAAATAAAGAGTTCCTCTCTATTTTTGGGCTCTCTGATTCAGAGGTAATCGGACGGAACTGGAGCGAATTCGCTTATCGCGATATCCTCGCCATTGACCGTCTGTCTCCGGCGCAGAATTCCGTGGAATATGAATCTACTCTGGAACTCCCTTCAGGCCGTAAATATCTGCTCTTAAATCTGGCGCGTCTTCTGGATGAAAAAAATCAGGAATACGGAGTGGTCGGTTTGGTTTACGACCTGACGCGGGTCCGGGAACTGGAGGAAGCCTCGCGCCGGAAAGAGCGATTGACGGAGATGGGTGACCTTGCCGCCGGTGTCGCCCATGAAATCCGCAATCCTCTCAATGCCATCTCTATCGCCGCCCAGAGGCTTCTGGCGGAGTTTGAACCGAAGACAAACAGCCAGGAATTTCAGCAGTTTGTCCGCCAGATAAAATCGGAAGCGACTCGTCTCAATGAAATTGTCACTCGTTTTCTGGCTCTTGCCAAAGAAAAGAGCCTTCGGCACGACCGGGTCAATCTGAGCCGGCTGGTCGAGGAAACCTGCCGTCTTTTCAGCCTTGACCTGCCCGATAAGAATATCAGTTTTGCCGCCGGAATTGAGCCGGAGATATATCTTCAGGCGCCGGCTGACCGGGTCAAACAGATGCTTATCAATCTTCTCCGCAACGCCGTGGAGGCTTGCGAAGAAAAGGGGGGAGCCGTTGCAGTCAATCTGAAAAAAGAGTCCCGCGAAATTGTCCTGACCGTGCGAGATTCCGGACCAGGCATCCCGGAGAACCTCAAGGACAAAATCTTCACCCCTTATTTCACCACCCGTGAGCGCGGCACCGGGCTGGGCTTATCCATCGTTCATCAGGTTGCCGAAGAAGTCGGCGCCGCCATTGAAATAGATTCCCCCCCCGGCGGAGGCGCGGAATTTAGAATCAAAATCCCGATGCCATAA
- the trxB gene encoding thioredoxin-disulfide reductase, with the protein MSVKDYDIVIVGGGPGGLTAGLYSARANRKTVLLEKFLPGGQIANTAEVEDYPGFDLISGSELAMRMAEHAKKFGLEIISDEVAEIYTEGNHKMVVSAGGDIYRAKAVIIATGGSPNHLNVPGENLFAGKGVSYCAICDGAFFKNQVIAVVGGGDAAVEEGIFLTKFGSKVYLIHRRSELRAQKIIQERAFQNPKMEFIWDTVVESINGDTKVRNLTLRNVKTGETSTLEVGAIFVFVGFVPNSNLTREPLKKDSGGYIITNERMETSIKGIFAVGDVRAQLVRQITNAVGDGTTAAVAAEKYIEELEHPH; encoded by the coding sequence ATGTCAGTGAAGGACTATGATATCGTGATTGTGGGCGGCGGACCGGGCGGATTGACCGCCGGATTGTACTCGGCCCGGGCAAATCGGAAGACGGTTCTATTGGAGAAATTCCTCCCCGGCGGCCAGATCGCCAATACCGCCGAAGTTGAAGACTATCCCGGTTTTGACCTGATATCCGGCTCGGAGTTGGCGATGCGTATGGCCGAGCATGCCAAGAAATTTGGGCTGGAAATAATCTCCGATGAAGTGGCGGAAATCTACACCGAAGGCAATCATAAAATGGTAGTGAGCGCCGGCGGGGATATCTACCGCGCCAAAGCCGTTATTATCGCCACCGGCGGCTCCCCCAATCATCTCAATGTCCCGGGTGAAAACCTATTCGCCGGCAAAGGGGTATCGTACTGCGCCATCTGTGACGGCGCCTTTTTCAAGAATCAGGTCATAGCGGTGGTCGGCGGCGGTGACGCCGCGGTCGAGGAAGGGATATTCCTTACCAAGTTCGGAAGCAAGGTTTATCTCATTCACCGCCGGAGCGAACTACGGGCGCAAAAAATCATCCAGGAACGGGCTTTCCAGAATCCCAAGATGGAGTTCATCTGGGACACGGTCGTCGAATCTATCAATGGCGACACCAAAGTGCGAAACCTCACCCTCCGCAACGTTAAGACAGGGGAGACCTCTACCCTTGAGGTCGGAGCGATTTTTGTTTTCGTCGGCTTTGTCCCCAACTCAAATCTTACCCGGGAGCCGCTGAAGAAAGACAGCGGAGGATATATCATCACCAACGAGCGGATGGAAACTTCTATTAAGGGAATTTTTGCTGTCGGCGATGTCCGGGCGCAGCTGGTTCGACAGATCACCAATGCTGTCGGTGATGGCACCACCGCCGCCGTTGCCGCCGAGAAATATATCGAGGAATTGGAGCATCCTCATTAA
- a CDS encoding ATP-binding protein translates to MGRSFKPGLFVRISHLIIIQILFIFSALALVFLYSDDEETASQFYEKMEQKISAEAASLMNIISADSSLNVIDQTLFFEADQLLARNHEIERIDLLCRRRGRDTLINLAGAGMTTFELNHNGNSNDPSAPPFLAGIKTEILPVLSRDGKTISYLLRRGDEIGDNALVVTVNNRLPESSQSNQAELLFVLFLISALISLMIINLIFRGFREPLTRLVEAMEKTAQGEERYVVEEEGDKEIRRLSAAYNTMARSMAEKQHKLTAANRELLQSNNALIQSESILTALVDYSPDAIIVTDLDDQVLIYNQQAGRDFGYNQNDMLGRKISNIFSIPRSQKPLADGPVDLHAAKEIICRRRDGSKFPALLVQTPLGPEGCPPIAILHFIKNISESENYQSMILKLDRIASKGKMARDIAHEINNYLAILQGNLELLPMVIAKGDEAKTEQKIILMRETVAKITNFTEGLTKFSDENSEFEKEDLNQLIENLIAFIKPQNRFDEILIGTNLADNIPLVEIDAGQFQHLLLNLIYNAADSLANFDGTRWIIISTSLDESGEAVYIKVADSGPGVDPENIPKLFVTRFSTRRQGNGLGLITCKNVVDNHRGEISYHTSDESQAIFQVRIPVKRPSQTESAPSAPTAQPEALVS, encoded by the coding sequence ATGGGTCGTTCATTTAAACCGGGTCTATTCGTCCGCATTTCGCATCTGATTATCATTCAGATTCTCTTCATCTTCTCGGCGCTGGCGCTGGTGTTTCTCTATTCTGATGATGAGGAAACTGCTTCGCAGTTCTATGAGAAAATGGAGCAGAAGATTTCTGCCGAAGCGGCCTCGCTGATGAATATCATCTCCGCGGATTCCAGCCTTAACGTCATCGACCAGACCCTCTTCTTTGAAGCCGACCAGCTTCTTGCCCGGAATCATGAAATTGAAAGGATTGACCTTCTCTGCCGACGTCGCGGCCGCGACACCCTGATAAATCTTGCCGGCGCCGGCATGACCACTTTCGAACTCAATCACAATGGCAATAGCAACGACCCATCCGCTCCCCCTTTTCTCGCCGGCATTAAGACCGAAATTCTTCCGGTTCTCAGCCGGGACGGCAAGACCATCAGTTATCTCCTGCGGCGCGGAGACGAAATCGGCGACAACGCGCTGGTGGTCACGGTCAATAACCGACTTCCCGAAAGTTCTCAGAGTAATCAAGCCGAGCTGCTCTTTGTGCTCTTTCTGATATCAGCCCTTATTTCATTGATGATAATTAATCTTATTTTCCGCGGATTCCGCGAGCCTCTGACGCGGCTGGTGGAAGCGATGGAGAAAACGGCACAGGGGGAGGAGCGGTATGTGGTCGAAGAGGAAGGGGACAAGGAAATTCGAAGGCTCAGCGCCGCTTATAATACCATGGCGCGGAGCATGGCGGAAAAGCAGCATAAGCTCACCGCCGCCAACCGGGAACTGCTGCAGTCCAATAATGCTCTCATTCAATCGGAATCGATCCTGACGGCGCTGGTCGATTATTCCCCCGATGCCATTATCGTCACCGACCTCGACGACCAGGTTCTGATTTATAATCAGCAGGCGGGGCGTGATTTCGGCTATAATCAAAACGATATGCTGGGACGGAAAATCTCCAATATATTCAGCATTCCCCGCTCGCAGAAGCCGCTTGCCGACGGTCCGGTCGACCTGCACGCCGCCAAAGAGATTATCTGTCGCCGCCGTGATGGCAGCAAATTCCCCGCCCTTCTGGTGCAGACGCCGCTCGGTCCCGAGGGTTGCCCCCCGATTGCGATACTGCATTTCATCAAGAATATTTCCGAAAGCGAAAACTACCAGAGCATGATTCTCAAGCTCGACCGCATCGCCTCCAAAGGAAAGATGGCGCGCGATATCGCCCATGAAATTAATAATTATCTGGCAATCCTTCAGGGAAATCTGGAATTGCTTCCGATGGTCATCGCCAAGGGGGATGAAGCCAAGACGGAGCAGAAGATAATCCTGATGCGCGAGACCGTCGCCAAAATCACCAATTTCACCGAGGGACTCACCAAGTTCAGCGATGAGAATTCCGAATTTGAGAAAGAAGACCTCAATCAGTTGATAGAAAACCTGATTGCCTTTATCAAGCCGCAGAACCGCTTTGACGAAATCCTCATCGGCACCAATCTGGCCGACAATATCCCGCTGGTTGAAATCGACGCTGGCCAGTTCCAGCATCTACTGCTAAACTTGATATACAACGCCGCCGATTCACTGGCGAATTTCGACGGCACCCGCTGGATAATTATCTCCACTTCGCTCGATGAGAGCGGCGAAGCGGTCTATATCAAAGTCGCCGACAGCGGTCCCGGCGTTGACCCGGAAAATATCCCCAAGCTGTTTGTCACCCGGTTCAGCACCCGCCGGCAGGGGAATGGGCTTGGTCTTATTACCTGCAAGAATGTGGTGGACAACCACCGCGGCGAAATTTCGTATCATACCAGCGATGAGTCGCAGGCTATTTTCCAGGTGCGCATTCCGGTCAAGCGGCCTTCACAGACAGAAAGCGCCCCCTCCGCGCCGACGGCGCAACCGGAAGCGCTCGTTTCTTAG